Proteins encoded together in one Benincasa hispida cultivar B227 chromosome 1, ASM972705v1, whole genome shotgun sequence window:
- the LOC120090408 gene encoding uncharacterized protein LOC120090408 has protein sequence MLGGGVGGGSVYWGTRNEPRNSRGLVVLFAWVSIQHRHLDKFVHLYASLGWNSLVCYADFLNIFDPERATSLAFLVINELVEELRLKLRPIVFVALSGASKACMCRVLQIIEGRCGSPLYMNECQMIRTCVSGHIYDSSPVELISDLGARFAIHPTILKMPGSSQLISWLAKGVSSGLDALYLTRFDSQRDEYWRTLCSSVNIGAPFLIMCSEKDDRAQYEVICNFTKSIQELGADVQLVKFNGSPHLGHYKNYPAQYRAAVTIFLEKASSVYSHKILQFKGERRDMEGDEMPELICDLQNAAVNSNQSFRRVAVGPSDHFFLPSSADTQDGGEHPSSPDPKERTSPLSSPPGISAHSVLGQFLFDVCVPKNVEGWDIKFHGSLNGQPLASARRHSPFSGTKFIRRSRL, from the exons ATGTTAGGCGGTGGTGTTGGCGGTGGAAGCGTTTATTGGGGAACGAGAAACGAGCCCCGAAATAGTAGAGGTCTTGTTGTTCTTTTCGCTTGGGTTTCGATTCAGCATCGTCACTTGGATAAGTTTGTTCATCTTTATGCCTCGCTTGGATGGAATTCCCTTGTTTGTTATGCCGATTTTCTTAATAT ATTTGATCCTGAAAGAGCTACATCACTGGCGTTTCTTGTTATTAATGAGCTTGTAGAG GAGCTAAGACTGAAGCTTCGTCCTATAGTTTTTGTAGCTCTAAGTGGTGCATCAAAGGCTTGTATGTGCAGGGTTTTGCAG ATTATCGAGGGAAGATGTGGCAGTCCACTTTACATG AATGAATGTCAAATGATCAGAACTTGTGTTTCTGGGCACATATATGATTCCAGTCCTGTTGAACTAATAAGTGACTTGGGTGCTCGATTTGCCATACATCCAACTATTCTGAAAATGCCTGGATCATCTCAACTTATCTCCTGGCTTGCAAAAGGCGTCTCTTCTGGTCTTGATGCTCTATATCTCACTAGATTTGATTCACAGCGTGATGAGTATTGGCGGACATTGTGCTCGTCTGTT AACATTGGTGCTCCATTTCTCATTATGTGCTCTGAAAAGGATGATCGTGCTCAGTATGAAGTTATCTGTAATTTCACCAAGAGTATTCAAGAATTAGGGGCCGACGTTCAGCTTGTGAAATTCAATGGCTCCCCACACTTAG GTCATTACAAAAATTACCCAGCTCAATATAGAGCTGCTGTGACCATATTTCTCGAGAAAGCGTCATCTGTTTATTCGCACAAAATCCTACAATTTAAAGGAGAAAGAAGAGACATGGAAGGTGATGAAATGCCTGAATTGATATGTGACCTTCAGAATGCAGCTGTTAATTCAAACCAGAGTTTTAGAAGAGTGGCAGTTGGGCCAAGCGATCACTTCTTCTTGCCAAGCTCGGCAGATACTCAGGATGGTGGAGAGCATCCATCCTCACCTGACCCAAAAGAAAGAACATCTCCGCTTTCAAGCCCCCCTGGCATCAGTGCACATAGTGTCCTCGGTCAATTTCTCTTCGATGTTTGTGTGCCCAAAAATGTTGAAGGTTGGGATATTAAATTTCACGGCTCTTTAAACGGGCAACCACTTGCTTCAGCTCGCAGGCACTCACCTTTCTCTGGTACAAAGTTCATCCGACGCTCTAGACTATGA